In a single window of the Hoyosella subflava DQS3-9A1 genome:
- a CDS encoding OsmC family protein, whose amino-acid sequence MTFEQTAHPFDEAALHETEKTNPNPGDTRLWVERTGVRRYTGRSSRGAQVQVGSVSDEGAFTPGELLKIALAACSGLASDQPLSRRLGETYDAKFYVSGAPDRENEVYPVLDEVLELDLSELDANAQERLMLVVERAIDRTCTVGRTLKAGTQVRLVIEGES is encoded by the coding sequence ATGACGTTCGAGCAGACGGCTCACCCCTTTGACGAGGCAGCCCTTCACGAGACAGAGAAGACGAACCCGAACCCTGGTGACACGCGCCTGTGGGTGGAACGCACCGGCGTCCGCCGCTACACCGGCCGTAGTTCGCGTGGAGCGCAAGTGCAGGTCGGCTCCGTTTCTGACGAGGGCGCTTTTACCCCCGGGGAGCTGCTGAAGATCGCGCTAGCCGCGTGTTCGGGCCTCGCGTCAGACCAGCCGCTGTCACGCCGTCTTGGCGAAACCTACGATGCGAAGTTCTACGTTTCAGGGGCGCCTGACCGGGAAAACGAGGTGTATCCAGTTCTCGACGAGGTCCTCGAGCTCGACTTGAGTGAACTCGACGCTAATGCACAGGAGCGGCTCATGCTTGTGGTGGAGCGTGCGATCGATCGCACCTGCACGGTGGGCCGCACGCTTAAAGCTGGAACACAGGTGCGGCTTGTTATCGAGGGAGAGTCGTGA
- a CDS encoding flavin-containing monooxygenase, with translation MSDPEEFRVVVVGAGLAGIAAAIKLERAGIDDVVVLEKADRVGGTWRDNTYPGCGCDIPSNVYSFTFNPNPRWTSTFALQPDILDYIEETAEKFGVYRKIRFSTEMKEAVWHADRRRWVFNTSNGQFVSQFAVFAAGPITEPKLPTVPGLSDFAGEVFHSARWNHDLDLAGKRVAVIGTGASAVQFVPEIQPDVAQLHLFQRTASWVVPRLDMPVPAALKALFGKVPKTQQGLRTGLDGVLRLLTLAMRHESAARRLNVIGRAMLRAQVKDPELRRVLTPDFTLGCKRLLLSNEFYPALEKPNVEVIPHALSEVGPSTVTGADGTKREVDVIIFGTGFDVSHPPIARRVRGSDGHMLSEFWNASPEAYLGTTTRNVPNGFVLLGPNLLVYNSFLGIAEDQMNYVVDAIKKADSNGVEVLSLKESTLRQFNDEIQEALQHTVFNHGGCASYYLDENGKNFAAWPWSTTLMRKRLSRFDMENYDTIPYAN, from the coding sequence ATGTCGGACCCCGAAGAGTTTCGGGTGGTAGTGGTCGGTGCGGGGCTCGCCGGTATCGCGGCGGCGATCAAACTGGAAAGAGCGGGAATCGACGACGTTGTCGTTCTCGAGAAAGCCGACCGGGTCGGTGGAACGTGGCGTGACAACACGTATCCCGGCTGTGGGTGTGACATCCCATCGAACGTGTACTCCTTTACGTTCAATCCGAACCCGCGCTGGACTTCAACATTTGCGCTGCAACCCGACATTCTGGATTACATCGAAGAGACAGCGGAGAAGTTCGGTGTCTACCGCAAGATCCGGTTCAGTACGGAAATGAAGGAAGCGGTATGGCATGCGGACCGGCGGCGCTGGGTGTTCAACACGTCGAACGGACAGTTCGTTTCCCAGTTCGCGGTCTTCGCGGCAGGACCGATCACCGAGCCGAAACTCCCGACTGTGCCCGGTTTATCTGACTTCGCTGGCGAGGTGTTTCATTCGGCACGCTGGAATCACGACCTTGATCTTGCGGGCAAGCGCGTTGCCGTTATCGGGACAGGGGCCTCGGCGGTCCAATTCGTGCCGGAGATCCAGCCAGACGTAGCCCAGCTGCACCTCTTTCAGCGCACGGCATCATGGGTGGTTCCACGACTTGACATGCCCGTTCCCGCCGCTTTGAAGGCCCTCTTCGGCAAAGTGCCGAAAACCCAGCAGGGACTGCGCACAGGACTGGACGGCGTTCTCCGGTTGCTCACGCTCGCGATGCGGCACGAGTCCGCTGCACGGCGGCTGAACGTAATCGGGAGAGCGATGCTCCGCGCACAAGTGAAGGACCCAGAGCTGCGGCGGGTACTCACACCTGACTTCACGCTGGGCTGCAAGCGACTTCTGCTTTCGAACGAGTTCTATCCCGCGCTGGAAAAGCCGAATGTTGAAGTTATCCCGCACGCCCTCAGCGAGGTGGGGCCGAGTACGGTCACCGGCGCGGATGGGACGAAGCGTGAAGTTGACGTCATCATTTTCGGGACCGGTTTTGACGTCAGCCACCCTCCGATCGCGCGGCGCGTACGTGGCTCCGATGGCCACATGCTGTCCGAGTTCTGGAACGCGAGCCCCGAAGCGTATCTCGGCACAACGACGCGGAACGTACCAAATGGATTCGTACTGCTAGGCCCGAACTTGCTCGTTTACAACTCTTTCCTGGGTATCGCCGAAGACCAAATGAACTACGTCGTCGACGCGATCAAGAAAGCGGACAGCAATGGAGTCGAGGTGCTGAGCCTCAAGGAGTCGACGTTGCGGCAGTTCAACGACGAAATCCAGGAGGCGCTGCAGCATACGGTTTTCAATCACGGTGGATGCGCGAGTTATTACCTCGACGAAAATGGCAAGAACTTCGCCGCGTGGCCATGGTCAACAACCCTCATGCGTAAGCGTCTCAGCCGGTTCGACATGGAGAACTACGACACCATCCCCTACGCGAACTAG
- a CDS encoding NADP-dependent oxidoreductase, translated as MQAFVFDKYKHPLRETEVPEPTVGDRDVLVRVAAAGVNPLDEKIRDGEFKAILPYKTPLVLGHDVAGTVIRTGASVTEFKPGDQVFARPRDGRIGTIAERIAIDEADLALAPATISPVEAASLPLVALTAWQALVVKGDVQPGQKVLIHAGAGGVGSITIQLAKHLGAQVATTASGKNADFVRDLGADVVIDYRTHDFETELSGYDLVLDSLGGENLAKSLRVLRPGGKAIGISGPPDPAFAKAAGLNPVLRLAVTAMSAKIRRRAKKLGVGYEFLFMTASGDQLRQIAALVDNGILRPVVGKTFSFDQTPQALDALAKGGLRGKAVITGP; from the coding sequence ATGCAAGCGTTCGTGTTCGACAAGTACAAGCATCCACTCCGCGAGACGGAGGTGCCCGAACCTACCGTGGGCGACCGCGACGTGCTCGTGCGCGTCGCGGCTGCGGGAGTGAACCCACTGGACGAGAAGATCCGAGACGGAGAGTTCAAGGCAATCCTGCCCTACAAGACCCCCCTCGTCCTCGGGCATGACGTCGCCGGCACCGTCATCCGCACCGGTGCGAGCGTCACCGAGTTCAAGCCAGGCGACCAGGTGTTCGCCCGGCCCCGGGACGGCCGGATCGGGACGATCGCCGAACGCATCGCGATCGATGAAGCCGACCTCGCCCTCGCCCCCGCCACGATCAGCCCCGTCGAGGCGGCATCCCTGCCGCTGGTGGCGTTGACCGCCTGGCAGGCGCTCGTCGTCAAGGGCGACGTGCAGCCCGGCCAGAAGGTCCTCATCCACGCCGGGGCCGGCGGCGTCGGGTCGATCACGATCCAGCTCGCCAAGCACCTCGGCGCTCAGGTGGCGACCACGGCCTCGGGGAAGAACGCCGACTTCGTCCGCGACCTCGGGGCGGACGTCGTGATCGACTACCGCACCCACGACTTCGAGACCGAGCTCTCCGGATACGACCTGGTCCTGGACAGCCTCGGAGGCGAGAACCTCGCCAAATCCCTGCGCGTCCTGCGCCCGGGCGGCAAGGCGATCGGGATCTCCGGCCCGCCCGACCCGGCCTTCGCGAAGGCGGCGGGCCTGAACCCGGTACTGCGCCTGGCGGTCACCGCGATGAGCGCGAAGATCCGCCGACGAGCGAAGAAGCTCGGCGTGGGCTACGAGTTCCTCTTCATGACCGCCAGCGGCGACCAGCTGCGGCAGATCGCCGCCCTCGTCGACAACGGCATCCTTCGCCCGGTGGTCGGAAAGACGTTCTCGTTCGACCAGACCCCGCAGGCGCTCGACGCCCTGGCCAAGGGAGGTCTCCGCGGCAAGGCCGTCATCACCGGCCCCTGA
- a CDS encoding TetR/AcrR family transcriptional regulator yields the protein MSVASQPLGRRERNKQAKLERITAAASELFAQHGVDEVTTQQIADAADIGTGTLFLYAKTKGELLLLVQNTHYTAALERGQAAAVDATTALDGVMVLVEQITQCNRVQVDNGRTYLREIVFGDPSEPHHAEALSIVGRTEEVVAGILADKAHLSAVEASTLAGVVVAIMFLVLAASVNAELSIPELLASIRAQVAAILPR from the coding sequence ATGTCAGTGGCGTCACAGCCGCTCGGGCGGCGCGAGAGGAACAAGCAGGCCAAGCTCGAGCGCATCACCGCGGCCGCGAGCGAGCTGTTCGCACAGCACGGGGTGGACGAGGTCACGACGCAGCAGATCGCCGACGCGGCAGACATTGGCACCGGCACCCTGTTCCTGTATGCGAAGACCAAGGGTGAGCTGCTGCTCCTGGTGCAGAACACTCACTACACCGCCGCGCTCGAGCGCGGCCAGGCGGCGGCAGTTGATGCGACGACCGCGCTGGACGGGGTGATGGTGCTGGTCGAGCAGATCACGCAGTGCAACCGCGTGCAGGTCGACAACGGTCGCACCTATCTCCGCGAGATAGTCTTCGGAGACCCGAGCGAGCCGCACCACGCCGAGGCGCTGTCGATCGTCGGGCGGACCGAGGAGGTCGTCGCTGGCATCCTGGCCGACAAGGCGCATCTCTCCGCCGTCGAGGCCTCCACGCTGGCGGGGGTGGTCGTGGCGATCATGTTCCTGGTCCTGGCTGCCAGTGTGAATGCGGAATTGAGCATCCCCGAGCTTCTCGCGAGCATTCGCGCCCAGGTTGCGGCGATCCTTCCCCGCTGA
- a CDS encoding SDR family oxidoreductase translates to MTSFSGAVVLVTGANGGIGTHFVREAVARGAAKVYATARNPRDWDDERIVPLTLDVTDAASIQAAVDAAPDVTVLINNAGASVSSSGILAHTDEEIRRNVETNFLGPLFLGRAYAPILSAKGGNTAIIDIHSALSWYAVAGIYSATKAALWSATNSLRLELQPAGVQVVGVHVGWVDTPMAAGTTDPKLDPAVLVSKVFDAIEAGEHEVLADDTSVQAKAGLSAPLEAVYPQLAGGR, encoded by the coding sequence ATGACCTCATTCAGCGGAGCCGTCGTCCTCGTCACTGGTGCGAACGGAGGCATCGGCACCCACTTCGTCCGCGAAGCCGTCGCCCGCGGTGCCGCGAAGGTGTACGCCACCGCACGCAATCCTCGCGACTGGGACGACGAGCGCATCGTGCCACTCACTCTCGACGTCACCGACGCCGCCTCCATCCAGGCGGCGGTCGACGCCGCCCCGGACGTGACGGTGCTGATCAACAACGCCGGCGCGTCCGTGTCCAGCTCGGGCATCCTCGCCCACACCGACGAGGAGATCCGCCGCAACGTCGAGACTAACTTCCTCGGCCCGTTGTTCCTCGGCCGCGCCTATGCGCCGATCCTGTCGGCCAAGGGCGGGAACACGGCGATCATCGACATCCACTCGGCCCTCTCCTGGTACGCGGTCGCGGGGATCTACTCGGCCACCAAGGCGGCGCTGTGGTCCGCGACGAACTCCCTGCGACTCGAACTCCAGCCGGCAGGCGTGCAGGTCGTCGGCGTGCATGTCGGCTGGGTCGACACACCGATGGCCGCCGGCACCACCGACCCGAAGCTCGACCCCGCCGTCCTCGTCAGCAAGGTGTTCGATGCGATCGAGGCCGGCGAGCACGAGGTCCTCGCCGACGACACGTCCGTCCAGGCCAAGGCCGGGCTCTCGGCACCGCTCGAGGCCGTCTATCCTCAGCTGGCCGGCGGCAGGTAG
- the mutM gene encoding bifunctional DNA-formamidopyrimidine glycosylase/DNA-(apurinic or apyrimidinic site) lyase, with protein sequence MPELPEVEVVRRGLESHALRQQIESVEVRHPRAVRRHAAGPADLAGRLAGRAFSGAFRRGKYLWLTLAEKNPDEAADSVLVHLGMSGQMLVQAADAPMEPHARIVVTLDGGTHLRFVDQRTFGGWLVAPLVPAVPDSAGELLPQPIVHIARDPLDPLFDERAVIEVIRRKPSEIKRILLDQSVISGVGNIYADEALWRAGIHGNRSARSLSRAKIRTILFAAREVMIEALAQGGTSFDALYVNVNGQSGFFDRSLRVYGLEGHPCERCGTPIVREKFTNRSSHFCPICQRKR encoded by the coding sequence ATGCCTGAACTCCCCGAAGTCGAGGTCGTTCGCCGCGGACTGGAATCGCACGCGCTCAGGCAGCAGATCGAATCCGTTGAGGTCCGCCATCCACGGGCGGTCCGCCGTCACGCTGCGGGGCCTGCGGATTTAGCGGGCCGCTTGGCGGGACGCGCCTTCAGTGGAGCGTTCCGGCGCGGCAAGTATCTGTGGCTCACGCTTGCTGAAAAAAATCCGGACGAAGCTGCTGATTCAGTACTGGTGCACCTCGGTATGAGTGGTCAGATGCTGGTACAGGCTGCGGACGCGCCGATGGAGCCGCACGCGCGAATTGTCGTCACTCTTGATGGCGGAACCCATCTGCGCTTCGTCGACCAGCGAACATTCGGGGGGTGGCTGGTCGCTCCTCTGGTGCCAGCAGTACCTGATTCCGCCGGGGAATTGCTGCCTCAACCGATCGTCCACATCGCGCGGGATCCGCTGGACCCGCTGTTCGATGAGCGGGCGGTAATAGAGGTAATCCGGCGCAAGCCGAGTGAAATCAAGCGGATTCTGCTCGACCAGTCGGTGATTTCCGGGGTGGGCAATATTTACGCCGATGAGGCCCTCTGGCGTGCGGGTATCCACGGCAACCGGTCAGCTCGTTCGCTCTCACGCGCGAAAATCAGAACGATTCTGTTCGCCGCGCGAGAGGTCATGATCGAGGCGCTCGCACAAGGGGGGACGTCGTTTGACGCGTTGTACGTCAACGTCAATGGTCAGTCGGGATTTTTTGACCGGAGTCTGAGAGTCTATGGGCTTGAGGGCCATCCGTGTGAGCGCTGCGGCACCCCGATCGTACGGGAAAAGTTCACGAACCGCTCAAGCCATTTTTGCCCGATCTGCCAGCGAAAACGCTAG
- the rnc gene encoding ribonuclease III: MADGAALTSEQSRESLLAALGVRLGEDLLTLALTHRSYAYENGGLPTNERLEFLGDSVLGLTITEHLYRTHPDKPEGELAKIRSSVVNMHALAEVARGLGHGGLGEYFLLGKGEEMTGGRDKASILADGMESLLGAVYLEHGLDVARGVVLTLFKGLLERGPRLGAGLDWKTSLQELTAERGLGVPAYEVAAKGPDHDKEFTATVIVAGEDLGSGTGRTKKEAEQKAAGAAWRHLSSDS; this comes from the coding sequence GTGGCTGACGGTGCTGCACTGACTAGCGAGCAGAGCCGCGAGTCTCTGCTCGCTGCGCTCGGTGTCAGACTGGGCGAGGATTTGCTTACGCTCGCTCTCACTCACCGTTCCTACGCCTACGAGAACGGTGGCCTGCCCACCAACGAGCGGCTCGAGTTCCTCGGGGATTCTGTCCTGGGTCTCACGATCACCGAACACCTGTACCGGACTCACCCCGATAAGCCGGAGGGTGAGCTCGCGAAGATTCGGTCAAGCGTGGTGAATATGCATGCCCTCGCTGAGGTCGCACGTGGCTTAGGGCACGGTGGGCTCGGCGAGTATTTCTTGCTTGGTAAGGGCGAGGAAATGACGGGCGGCCGGGACAAAGCGAGCATCCTCGCTGACGGTATGGAGTCGCTGCTCGGGGCTGTGTATCTCGAGCACGGACTCGATGTCGCGCGCGGCGTTGTGCTCACTTTGTTCAAAGGTCTCCTCGAACGTGGTCCCCGTCTGGGGGCCGGGCTGGACTGGAAGACGAGCCTGCAGGAACTCACGGCCGAGCGTGGCCTGGGTGTCCCCGCGTACGAGGTTGCCGCCAAGGGCCCCGATCATGACAAAGAGTTCACGGCGACTGTGATAGTCGCGGGTGAGGACCTGGGCTCCGGTACTGGGCGCACCAAAAAGGAAGCGGAACAGAAGGCTGCGGGCGCGGCCTGGCGTCACCTTTCCTCTGACTCTTGA
- the rpmF gene encoding 50S ribosomal protein L32 has protein sequence MAVPKRRMSRSNTRSRRSQWKATAPALITCPNRACGQKTLPHTACPSCGTYRGRQVTAASV, from the coding sequence GTGGCCGTTCCCAAGCGCCGGATGTCGCGATCCAACACGAGGTCGCGCCGCAGCCAGTGGAAAGCCACTGCGCCTGCGCTCATCACCTGCCCGAACCGCGCGTGCGGGCAGAAGACACTGCCTCACACCGCATGCCCGTCGTGCGGCACGTACCGGGGACGTCAGGTTACGGCTGCTTCGGTTTGA
- a CDS encoding YceD family protein — translation MKTSRHGSARPMRDSPFVLDVRTLGRSPGTMREEHRSVALKTRVGLEMIGIPAGELLEMDLRLEAVSEGVLVSGTIDGTATGECVRCLEDFEEPVEVSITELFAYPGSATSETTDEDEIYRIEDELIDLEPVVTDTIGLSLPLQPVCDEDCPGLCSECGVPLAIADSGHSHAILDPRWAALADKFPAAERPEA, via the coding sequence GTGAAGACTTCCCGGCATGGTTCGGCGCGCCCAATGCGGGATTCGCCGTTTGTGCTGGATGTCCGGACGCTCGGCCGGAGTCCTGGCACGATGCGTGAGGAACACCGCAGCGTCGCATTGAAGACCCGCGTGGGGCTCGAGATGATCGGCATCCCGGCAGGTGAGCTCCTTGAGATGGATCTTCGTCTCGAGGCCGTCTCGGAAGGTGTGCTCGTTTCCGGGACCATCGACGGGACTGCTACGGGCGAGTGTGTGCGGTGCCTCGAAGATTTCGAAGAACCGGTAGAGGTTTCGATCACGGAACTGTTCGCTTACCCGGGCAGCGCCACCTCGGAGACCACGGATGAGGATGAGATCTACCGGATCGAAGATGAACTCATCGACCTTGAACCCGTCGTCACGGATACGATCGGATTGTCTCTTCCGTTGCAGCCAGTGTGCGACGAAGACTGCCCCGGGCTGTGCTCGGAATGCGGCGTTCCCCTCGCGATTGCGGATTCTGGGCACAGTCATGCGATACTAGATCCTCGCTGGGCTGCTTTGGCGGACAAGTTTCCTGCCGCCGAGCGTCCAGAAGCATAG
- a CDS encoding DivIVA domain-containing protein, which produces MYRVFGALDELVAIVEEARGVPMTAGCIVPRGDVLDLLDDIREAIPSELDDAQDVLDHRDKLINDARDSAEHTVGAASSEAETTITNAREDADRMLRDAKAQADRMVAEAKAHAEQVVTEAQAEADRTITGGQREFEAMTARARTEANRLIESGNAAYERAVSEGVAEQQRLVSESEVVHASQAEANRVVDAAHAESERLRGECDQYVDAKLAEFEEFLNGTIRSVHRGRQRLRDAGPPPQFAPEERPARRR; this is translated from the coding sequence GTGTATCGGGTATTCGGCGCTCTTGATGAGCTAGTAGCGATCGTCGAAGAGGCGCGCGGCGTGCCGATGACCGCTGGCTGTATTGTGCCGCGCGGCGACGTTCTTGACCTCCTGGACGACATCCGCGAGGCGATACCGAGTGAACTCGATGACGCCCAGGATGTGCTGGACCACCGCGACAAGCTGATCAACGACGCGCGGGACAGCGCGGAGCACACTGTCGGTGCAGCGTCCTCCGAGGCGGAAACCACCATCACCAATGCTCGCGAAGATGCTGACCGGATGCTTCGCGACGCGAAGGCGCAGGCGGACAGGATGGTCGCGGAAGCCAAAGCGCACGCGGAACAGGTGGTCACTGAAGCGCAGGCTGAGGCAGATCGCACGATCACCGGCGGCCAGCGGGAGTTCGAGGCCATGACGGCGCGTGCTCGCACCGAAGCCAACCGGTTGATCGAATCCGGGAATGCCGCGTACGAGCGAGCAGTCAGTGAGGGCGTGGCCGAGCAGCAGCGGCTCGTGTCGGAGTCTGAGGTTGTGCATGCGTCGCAGGCTGAAGCGAATCGGGTGGTTGATGCCGCACACGCAGAGTCGGAACGGCTTCGCGGCGAATGCGACCAGTATGTCGACGCGAAACTAGCTGAGTTCGAGGAGTTCCTCAACGGGACTATCCGCTCCGTTCACCGCGGTCGCCAGCGTCTGCGCGATGCTGGTCCGCCGCCGCAGTTCGCCCCTGAGGAGCGCCCCGCGAGGCGTCGCTGA
- the coaD gene encoding pantetheine-phosphate adenylyltransferase: MSGAICPGSFDPVTNGHLDVIERASAHFDRVVVAVLVNPNKRGMFTVEERLDLLREVTSHLPNVTVDSWQGLLVDYAKNNDLNAIVKGLRAVSDFEYELQMAQMNKELSGVDTFFTATNPLYSFLSSSLAKEVATYGGDVSHLLPPVVYRRLTERIAERKRESGNP; encoded by the coding sequence ATGAGCGGAGCGATCTGCCCGGGCTCGTTCGACCCGGTCACCAATGGTCACCTTGACGTGATTGAGCGCGCCTCAGCCCACTTTGACCGGGTTGTCGTGGCAGTCCTCGTCAATCCAAACAAGCGGGGGATGTTCACGGTGGAGGAGCGGCTGGATCTGCTCCGAGAGGTGACATCTCACCTGCCCAACGTCACGGTGGACTCGTGGCAGGGCCTGTTGGTCGACTATGCGAAGAACAATGACCTGAACGCAATCGTCAAGGGCCTGCGGGCTGTCAGCGACTTCGAGTACGAGCTGCAGATGGCACAAATGAACAAAGAGCTCTCCGGGGTGGACACGTTCTTCACAGCCACCAATCCGCTGTACAGCTTCTTGTCGAGTTCGCTGGCGAAGGAAGTCGCCACCTACGGTGGCGACGTGTCCCATTTGCTCCCTCCAGTCGTCTATCGACGACTGACGGAGCGGATTGCCGAACGGAAAAGGGAGAGCGGAAATCCCTGA
- the rsmD gene encoding 16S rRNA (guanine(966)-N(2))-methyltransferase RsmD, with translation MTRIIAGGAGGIRLRVPPKGTRPTTDRVREALFSALSSRIDFGGLRVLDLYAGSGALGLESLSRGAAVAVFVESGARAVGVIKDNIQTVRLPGAEVIKGDVTATLGREPAHRFSLVFADPPYTVDDGAVAHMLTLLVRKQWLAPDALVVIERSSRSPLTTWPEDFEAITSRKYGETRIDIAQYQ, from the coding sequence GTGACACGAATTATCGCGGGCGGAGCCGGTGGTATCCGGCTCCGCGTGCCGCCGAAAGGAACGCGGCCAACGACCGATCGGGTGCGCGAGGCGCTGTTCAGCGCACTTTCCTCACGCATCGATTTTGGCGGCCTCCGCGTCCTGGACCTGTATGCGGGCTCAGGCGCGCTCGGTCTCGAATCACTGTCCCGCGGCGCTGCTGTCGCGGTATTCGTGGAATCCGGCGCACGTGCCGTAGGCGTGATCAAGGACAATATCCAGACGGTACGGCTGCCCGGCGCTGAAGTGATCAAGGGGGACGTCACTGCGACCCTAGGCAGAGAGCCAGCGCACCGCTTCTCGCTAGTATTTGCCGATCCGCCCTACACGGTCGACGACGGCGCAGTAGCGCACATGTTGACGCTTCTGGTACGGAAACAGTGGCTTGCGCCGGACGCTCTGGTCGTCATAGAACGGTCATCACGCTCACCGCTGACGACGTGGCCGGAGGACTTCGAGGCGATCACGTCGCGAAAATACGGCGAAACCCGCATCGACATCGCGCAGTACCAGTAA